In Mycobacterium stomatepiae, the following are encoded in one genomic region:
- the ilvN gene encoding acetolactate synthase small subunit, which translates to MYAKTHTLSVLVEDKPGVLARIAALFSRRGFNIESLAVGATEQKDMSRMTIVVSAEETPLEQVTKQLNKLINVIKIVEQDEDNSVARELALIKVRADSGSRSQVIEAANLFRAKVVDVSLDSLTVEATGTRGKLEALLRVLEPFGIREIVQSGVVSLSRGPRGIGTAK; encoded by the coding sequence ATGTACGCCAAGACGCACACGCTGTCGGTGTTGGTCGAGGACAAACCGGGTGTGCTTGCGCGCATCGCGGCGCTATTCTCGCGGCGAGGGTTCAACATCGAGTCGCTGGCTGTGGGTGCCACCGAGCAGAAGGACATGTCGCGGATGACCATCGTGGTTTCCGCCGAGGAGACTCCGCTCGAGCAGGTCACCAAGCAGCTCAACAAGCTGATCAATGTCATCAAAATCGTCGAGCAGGACGAGGACAACTCGGTGGCTCGCGAGCTGGCGCTGATCAAGGTGCGGGCCGATTCCGGTAGCCGCAGCCAGGTAATCGAAGCGGCAAACCTGTTCCGCGCCAAGGTAGTCGACGTATCGCTGGATTCGCTGACCGTCGAGGCGACCGGTACCCGCGGCAAGCTCGAGGCGCTGCTGCGAGTGCTGGAACCGTTCGGTATCCGCGAGATCGTCCAATCGGGAGTGGTGTCGCTGTCTCGCGGGCCGCGTGGAATCGGCACCGCCAAATAA
- a CDS encoding acetolactate synthase large subunit, translating into MSAPTKSQTPESRNGDDWAPAARESTEAPAKVPAKQSRHIAPHQLTGAQSVIRSLEELDVEVIFGIPGGAVLPVYDPLFDSKKLRHVLVRHEQGAGHAASGYAHATGKVGVMMATSGPGATNLVTPLADAQMDSIPVVAVTGQVGRSLIGTDAFQEADISGITMPITKHNFLVRSGDEIPRVMAEAFHIASSGRPGAVLVDIPKDVLQGQCTFSWPPKMDLPGYKPNLKPHSRQIREAAKLIARARKPVLYVGGGVIRGEATEQLRDLAELTGIPVVTTLMARGAFPDSHRQNLGMPGMHGTVAAVAALQRSDLLIALGTRFDDRVTGKLDSFAPEAKVIHADIDPAEIGKNRVADVPIVGDVKAVITDLIAMLRQYETPGKIDMTAWWKYLDEVQSTYPLSYGPQSDGSLSPEYVIEQLGKIAGPDAIYVAGVGQHQMWAAQFISYEKPRTWLNSGGLGTMGFAIPAAMGAKVARPEAEVWAIDGDGCFQMTNQELATCAIEGVPIKVALINNGNLGMVRQWQSLFYEERYSQTDLATHSHRIPDFVKLAEALGCVGIRCEREEDVVDAINQAREINDRPVVIDFIVGADAQVWPMVAAGTSNDEIQHARGIRPLFDDETEGHA; encoded by the coding sequence GTGAGCGCACCCACCAAGTCACAGACACCCGAGTCGCGGAATGGCGACGACTGGGCGCCGGCCGCCAGGGAAAGCACCGAAGCCCCCGCAAAAGTTCCGGCCAAGCAATCGAGACATATTGCACCGCACCAACTTACCGGTGCTCAGTCGGTAATCCGGTCGTTGGAGGAACTCGACGTCGAGGTCATCTTCGGGATCCCGGGCGGCGCGGTGCTGCCGGTCTACGATCCGCTGTTCGACTCGAAAAAGCTGCGGCACGTGCTGGTTCGGCACGAGCAGGGCGCGGGTCACGCGGCAAGCGGCTACGCGCACGCGACCGGCAAGGTCGGCGTCATGATGGCCACGTCGGGCCCCGGTGCCACCAATCTGGTGACCCCCCTGGCGGATGCGCAGATGGATTCGATCCCCGTGGTCGCCGTCACCGGGCAGGTGGGGCGGTCGCTGATCGGGACCGACGCCTTCCAGGAAGCCGACATCTCCGGCATCACAATGCCGATCACCAAGCACAACTTCCTGGTCCGCTCCGGTGACGAGATTCCGCGGGTGATGGCCGAGGCCTTCCACATCGCGTCCTCGGGACGACCGGGCGCGGTGCTAGTCGACATCCCCAAGGATGTGTTGCAGGGCCAGTGCACCTTCAGCTGGCCGCCGAAAATGGACTTGCCCGGTTACAAGCCGAACCTCAAGCCGCACAGCCGCCAGATCCGGGAGGCTGCCAAGCTGATCGCGCGGGCGCGTAAACCGGTGCTCTACGTGGGCGGCGGCGTGATCCGTGGCGAGGCGACCGAGCAGTTGCGGGATTTGGCCGAGCTGACCGGGATCCCGGTGGTCACCACGCTGATGGCGCGGGGTGCCTTCCCGGACAGCCACCGGCAGAACCTGGGTATGCCGGGCATGCACGGCACGGTCGCCGCGGTGGCGGCGCTGCAGCGCAGTGATCTGCTGATCGCGCTGGGCACGCGTTTCGACGACCGGGTGACCGGCAAGCTCGATTCCTTTGCGCCCGAAGCCAAGGTCATCCACGCCGATATCGACCCGGCCGAGATCGGCAAGAACCGGGTCGCCGACGTGCCGATCGTCGGCGACGTCAAAGCGGTCATCACCGACCTGATCGCGATGCTGCGCCAGTACGAAACCCCGGGCAAGATCGACATGACGGCCTGGTGGAAATATCTGGACGAAGTGCAGTCCACCTATCCGCTGAGCTACGGTCCGCAGAGCGACGGCAGCCTGAGCCCGGAGTACGTGATCGAGCAGCTCGGCAAGATCGCCGGACCCGACGCCATCTATGTCGCCGGCGTTGGGCAGCACCAGATGTGGGCGGCCCAGTTCATCTCCTACGAGAAGCCGCGCACCTGGCTCAACTCCGGTGGGCTGGGCACCATGGGGTTCGCCATCCCGGCGGCCATGGGCGCCAAGGTCGCTCGTCCCGAGGCCGAGGTCTGGGCGATCGACGGCGACGGGTGTTTCCAGATGACCAACCAGGAGTTGGCCACCTGTGCGATCGAGGGCGTGCCGATCAAGGTGGCGCTGATCAACAACGGCAACCTGGGCATGGTGCGGCAGTGGCAGAGCCTGTTCTACGAGGAGCGCTACTCGCAGACCGACCTGGCCACGCACTCGCATCGCATCCCGGACTTCGTGAAGCTGGCCGAGGCGCTGGGTTGTGTCGGAATACGTTGTGAGCGTGAAGAAGACGTCGTTGACGCGATCAACCAGGCGCGCGAGATCAACGACCGCCCGGTGGTGATCGACTTCATCGTCGGCGCCGACGCGCAGGTGTGGCCGATGGTGGCCGCCGGAACAAGCAACGACGAGATTCAGCATGCCCGCGGAATTCGGCCGCTGTTCGACGACGAGACCGAGGGGCACGCCTGA
- a CDS encoding PH domain-containing protein, with product MAHFAVGFLTLGLLIPVLAFPVSTPLLLIPVLLSALIIRLRTVADGQGVTVRNLLGSQQVGWDDIDGLRFHRGSWARAKLKSGTELRLPAVTFATLPQLTAASSGRVPNPYR from the coding sequence ATGGCCCACTTCGCCGTGGGATTTCTGACGCTGGGATTGTTGATCCCGGTGCTGGCCTTTCCGGTGTCGACCCCGCTGCTGCTGATCCCGGTGCTGTTGTCCGCATTGATCATCCGGCTCCGCACCGTGGCCGACGGCCAGGGCGTGACGGTGCGGAACCTGCTGGGCAGCCAGCAGGTCGGCTGGGACGACATCGACGGGCTGCGCTTCCACCGGGGCTCGTGGGCACGCGCCAAACTCAAGAGCGGAACGGAACTGCGCTTGCCGGCGGTCACTTTCGCGACACTTCCGCAGCTGACGGCGGCCAGCTCCGGGCGAGTGCCCAACCCTTATCGATGA
- a CDS encoding DoxX family protein — protein sequence MTGQSNDAPWQRPGEVPEPAPGRPAAARLVDPEDDLTPVGYPGDFGTTSVIPYQDPNQVASPAAPSYNVLDQHEPLPYVQPQPQSAPRHLAAEPAEIDPSEDYERQRAIGRRGTQNLGLLVSRVGLGVVLGAHGLQKLFGWWGGQGLDGLKNSLSDAGYQHADILSYVSAGGEIVAGVLLVLGLFTPVAAAGALAFLINGLLASVSARPHTFAFFLPQGHEYQVMLIVMAVAVVLSGPGRYGLDANRGWAHRPFIGSFVCLLAGIAAGIAVWVLLNGVNPIA from the coding sequence GTGACCGGTCAATCGAATGACGCACCTTGGCAGCGACCCGGCGAAGTTCCGGAGCCGGCCCCGGGCCGTCCCGCCGCAGCGCGCTTGGTCGACCCCGAAGATGACCTGACGCCCGTCGGGTATCCGGGCGACTTCGGAACCACCTCCGTCATCCCGTACCAAGACCCCAATCAGGTCGCCAGCCCCGCCGCGCCGTCCTACAACGTGCTCGACCAGCACGAGCCGCTGCCGTACGTGCAGCCGCAGCCGCAGTCGGCGCCACGGCATCTGGCGGCCGAACCCGCCGAGATCGATCCCAGCGAGGACTACGAACGGCAGCGCGCGATCGGCCGCCGCGGCACCCAGAATCTCGGTTTGCTGGTGTCGCGCGTCGGCCTCGGGGTGGTGCTCGGCGCGCACGGGCTGCAGAAGCTGTTCGGCTGGTGGGGTGGCCAGGGTTTGGACGGGTTGAAGAACTCGCTGTCCGACGCCGGCTACCAGCATGCCGACATCCTGTCCTACGTGAGCGCGGGCGGGGAGATCGTCGCCGGCGTGCTGCTGGTCCTGGGCTTGTTCACCCCGGTGGCCGCGGCGGGAGCCCTGGCGTTCCTGATCAACGGGCTACTCGCCAGCGTCTCGGCGCGGCCGCACACCTTCGCGTTCTTCCTGCCGCAGGGCCACGAATACCAGGTCATGCTGATCGTGATGGCCGTCGCGGTCGTGCTGTCCGGGCCCGGCCGGTACGGCCTGGACGCCAACCGGGGCTGGGCTCATCGGCCGTTCATCGGGTCGTTCGTGTGCCTGCTCGCCGGCATCGCCGCCGGTATCGCCGTGTGGGTGCTGCTCAACGGCGTCAATCCGATCGCCTGA